The Danio aesculapii chromosome 7, fDanAes4.1, whole genome shotgun sequence DNA window CGCTTAGGCCATGGTTTTGGGTGGATGTCGCAACGACGCCATGTTGTTTTTTCAAACAAATGTCTATTACATCGCTCAATGATAGAAGACTGTTTTTGCATCATTTGTAGCATGTTAGCCGAATTTCTCCGACTGGAGTCGATTCGATTCGACTCGTTCAGTCAAACGAATGAATCTTTTGAATCGTGTCGCTGATTTGGATCAGCTATATACGGTGCTCTGAGTGAAAGAGCTTCCCCGCCCCCTCTCGTCCAGAATAACCTGGGCACAAATCCCTCGGCGTCAACCGCTTGCTGAGTGAAGTGTCAAATCTTCATATTCTTATGTTCTATGGTTAGTAAGCTCTACATAGTTTGTCTTGTCCTGAAATATAAATTGTATTGAACAGTATTTGAGCCGACACCGTCACGTGATGTGCCATCTGCTACTGTCCCGTATTGGCGCgttttttaaattctaaaacCACCAAGCAGTTAGTTGGCTATTTGTTATGCAAGTTTAAGATAACTTATGTTTTATATgaataactaatgttaataatgaATAATCACAGAGACAGCTGCCTTGTGTACAACAGTTTTCTTCACGTCAGTGCTTAGTTTCTACGTAAAATTTCTACATTTGTTGGTTAGCAGCGTTCGCATagtcaattcaataattgctttattgacaaatgtattgccaaagcatttataaaatgtacattaaaaagaGCATGCATATATCaaaacatctgtttagctgtgcctttaatgaatcggcactgtgctacgtccgacagatcacactattatgtctttcatttacattcttttataacctgtttaaacacattttatttttacttattatttgtttttattcatacttgtctcttttatttctgtttatgtaaagcacattGAATTGCCATGGTTTATGAAATATGCTACTGTATATAATAAACTTCCCTTGCCCATGtttaaaaacatagtaaacacagtaaatagtcgtataagtaaaaaaaaaaaaaaaagaatagtgtttaatttaaaatattgtattagATTGTTATGTTAAAGATGCTCTTTCTTTTAGTATTTTCCTCTGTAGCAAATGTATAAACTGTTAAAGAGTTATGGTTATATAAATAAAGGTATGCTCGAacaaacaacaatattaatagtaaataaatgtgtaagaCCTGTGCACTTCTTGAAAGTGTATTTCTTGAAATAATGTGCACTGGTGACTTCATAAAAGGtctttaatttataaaatagttATTATACCAGTTGTTGCAAATGTTAAGTtgcaatttacagttgaagtcacaattattagcccccctttgcatttcttctttttttttcttattaaatattttccaaattaggtttaacagggcaaggaaatgttcacagtatgtctgataatgttttctgatagttttttgttaataattgtttgttttattttggctagaataaaagcagttttttatttttttaaaaacattttgaggccaaaattattagcccctttaagctatattttttcaatagtctacagaacaaaccatcgttatacaataacttgcctaattaccctaacctgcctaagcctttaaatgtcactttaagctgtatagaagtgtcttgaaaattatctagtcaaatattatgtactgttgtGACTCGCTTCATAGCTGATTATCTTTgtttatgtattataataattttataaacttAAGAtccatatataaaaaataaaagaagcaTTGCTGAAAAAGTGAACAGGCACCAATGCACCCTGCAGTGTTTCCAAGTTCAAGCCTTGTTTATTTACAGGGTGTCCacatcttaaaatgtcttaaatttcaaaagcaaaattttaagccttaaaaagtcttaaaatcactgaaatattgtgttgtaggtcttaaaacattttaaacaggtctttatTTTTCTCCATCCAAGTAAAGCTAGCCAATCAGTCCAACATCCATCCAATacgtttttttattgcaaagagatacaattgaCAACAGTTGTCCAAAGTGTCTAAATTTAATTCTTTAATCAGGGAAAGAAACCTGAgaacaattacacaattcctctGATAATAACAGACCAATATTTCCCTTTACATTATCCTCCAGTTATACAAAAACTATGTACAAAAGTAAGGGGAAGCagacaaaatatttataaataggcatggAATTGGCAAgattttataacagaaatgcatCAGGTCGAATAAGAGTTATActaaattaggcatgggacgataaccggtttcaaggtttaccgtggtttggaaaagtcacggtattaaaaccgcaaaaaatattttgttataccgtttctaaggtatatgtaaggtttatTTGAGGTTTTTAATGtgttgtaatgaaatctgtgtttttaaagctAAAGAAGATAGTAGAAGTCAAtagcttattttaattatgtagcctgacatgtttactgttccaaaatattatgaatgttttctaaaatgtaatgTATCGTGTTCAATGgggcatttaaaaaatatatatattacagcagTAAACAATacggtgatatttttatccaaggttatcataccgtcagaaacgtATGCTGGCCCATGCCTATACTCAATCCATCCGGACAAAAAgccaacaaataaatatatatttttgatcatTCATATAATTGtccataataaatatacttttaacaatgttaaacttgtcattaaaaaaaataaagaaatataatgttggggaaaaaagtcAGTACAAGTTTTCTTGTTTtggcaaattaaaatatttggctaagaaatagcttgaatcaaatagcattaaaaaagcaacaacaaacagGCCATTAGAAAAAGTCCTTAGTGTTTAACCCTGTAGAATTCTAAAGTTCAATTCAAAATGggcttaaaagggtcttaaaaagtcttaaatttgaagtgttgaaacctgcagaaaccctgattttaGGATTAACATTAATTTAGAATACAAACTCAACACCTGTTAATAACCACTTATTTATTCATACCTGATCATTTAAGCTGCGCTTCTATTGATTCTAATTCAGTCTTAATGTCAGAGATGAAGTTTAGGACTGTGATGATTTTACAGCAGACTGTTGGATTGTTATCTGCACGTTTAGTGAGTTTAATATGGATTTAGCATCTTCTGCTGAACATAATTCACGAGTGTcaagtgtttacattttaaaaaccacAAGTGTCTAATTCTCTCATTTTCTGTGTGAAGTTACGGTGTTGATGGACGAGCAGCAGGTGGAGGTGGAGTCTGTGGGTGAAGATGGAGAAATGGACGGGGCCATCAAAGGGATCCTCCGTGCTGCAGCAGGGGAAGGTACGACTGAGGCGGAGGTGGTTGATGAGGAGGTCGAGGGGCCTGTTGATGAAGGAGATGGGAAAGACATACAGGAGGATGAAGCTCCGGGTAACACTCGTAAGTGGAGCTCTGTGTGGGTGCACTATCGAAAGCTTGGCCAGGAGCCACGAGCACTGTGCTTGCTCTGCATGGAGAAGATCCAGCACCGGAGCAGCACGAGTAACCTTATCAGACATCTGCAGCACAAGCATCCCAATGAGTTCGCTCAGCTGGAGGATCACCCGCAGAAGCGGCCAAACAAGCGTAAATCTGACGATCCGACCCGCCTCACTTCCTCTCCCACATTATCCAGTACCCCGACCAGATCGCTCATTGTGTCGCCAAAGCGTGACATGCGAACACCCTGCAGTACCAGCCTAGACCGATACTCAGGTACAGTTTGCTTCTCGGGAATGTGCATAATgcatattaacattatttttgtgAAAGGATGTTGAGTCAAGCGTGATACatttctgcgtcgagtgatctcAGTAGCCCACAGTGCATACTTTACATGTGTCCTCCATCGCTGCGAGCATTTACATTCCTACATTCTGTCTGTGCTGCTCTGCAATCACACAGTACcactgtgtcgagtttctttgtcaGTGTATTGCATTTAATTCTGAAATCCATTTGATGCtactgtagaagtagctcaaactcatgCTCATTCAAGGAAGAAAGAGTCGGGATCGGGAAGTGTTTAAcaacataaagtaaacacaaaacaaaagtatcctCCATAACTGCACTTGACACTTGTTAAACTCGCTCTCAACCTCAGTCACCCACACTTGCCATCACTAACAAGCCGACCAGTCACCGATCTCAAGCTCTGTGTCAcagtgatattttacattttttaagaggtgcaGGGTCAGGGTACTGTGAAGTGTGTGTGACTGTATGAGGGCTATGCTGGACCTACTGTGCGCAAATATCGGCGAAAATATAAATTATACTTAATTGTTTTTAGCTTGTTTccttttaaacaattaaacattttcaattattttaacttgATTAGCTGAATAACTgaattgaaataaatgaattaaacgggtagttcatccaaaatggcAATTTTTCTCATTTACTCAGACTGGagtagttctaaaaaaaaaaaaagttgatgaaCATTCTTTctattatcttcttttgtgttcaacagaagaaagaaattcaaacctgtttgaaacaagtggaagataagtaaatgatgacaggttggcgccagtggttagtgcgtcgacacatgcactctggtgctcacggtgacccgagttcgattcccgccttgtggtcctatgccaatccttcccctccctctgctccccatgctttcctgtcaataatctctactgtcctatacattaaatgcagaaacaataaaaaaatcaataaaaaaataaagtaaatgatgacagaatattaatttttaggtgaactatgcctttgcCAAAAATAATAGAATTATTATATCGACAGAACATAATTGCTAAATTAGGTATTTGATATTATGGTAAATATGGTTTTAAAGTTTATTCAGAAAAAATGGCTAAATTACtaagcaaaaacaaaatagtaataaaaatctaaatttctgGATGCACTTAAAAAACTGATCGCCAAAAggctataaaataattatttgtcattttattaaatataattttattagacTTTTAAGAATTTAACAAAATGACTTCGATTTAACCACATTTCGAGAAACACAACCCAATAAAATAACTACACCAGGAGTCAAGAGGAGTTATTTTACCActgttgccatgacagcacagtagccctattgcaagcagcaggaagaAGTATACTACATTAGATGTCCCGTCAGTGTTTTATTCGAGTCGACTTTGCTTTTCCATTGAGAATGTGTGGTTCATGCTTTAATTAGTATGCACGTTCATAAATGGAATTGCCACTGAGTGGAATATTGAGCTATTTTAAACGTTGACTGTGGCGTGTGCTCTCTGCTGCTCATGCACTttgtagtgatgggtcgttccTGATTAgtttattttgaacaaatcttttgcaTGACTTGAGAAcaatgagtcctctcagggagtgattcgttcatttatacttctgtgtaaAGTGATCGGCATGATCAGGGCGTGCATTTAttcttctgcgtgctgtttgtgttgctctgcaatagcacttctgaaacactagctggctgtagggttttatgttcctctgtgttgagtttcttcactggtgttttgttttttctgaacgctactttaatgtacaagtagctaaaactcactcattcagaggcaggaatcgacggacgtgcaacaacttttaatcataaacaaaaagcaaaacaaaactttccacctGGAGCTTCTTCACACGACTCGACACTCCAACGGGTTCGCGTGGCTTTCGGTCCCACCCACACTGgtcagcactaccaagccgaccaatcacagagcttgtgcaaCGCGTTGTTGAAACTTGTAGTTGCATTTTTTGAGAAGTGcgtggcgagggctatgcgaccacgcaaAGGCTGCACCGGAGCGTACGCATGCGCTTGATGCAAAAGTATTAATCGGcctttacatgctgtcacgtgatgaacgaatgactcaaaaaccagaagactgtaaaggtgaactaatcatggttTCGTTTGACTTTGACTGTGTCTATTGGTTAAACTTATATGGGATTGTCAGTGTAACGTGAACAAACCACTCAGAAGAGTtgagctgacataatcatagacaaaagaccaggAAAACAATACATGCTTATTATCTCTTTCTTATGGCATTCTGGtcatgacttgtttgtagtgtgattaACGTTtgtagttgtagatgagtttgcTAGCAACTCGTAACGCTTAATAaaattttggcaaattgaacaaaAGGAATGAAATGACtcaaaaagattcgttcatctcaatgaacgagactcaaagattggagtcagtaaaatgatccgaacttcccatcactagcgCTTTGCTCAATGCAGCAACAAATTGGCCTTTGCATGGTGCAGTGAAATAAGTGGGTTCATAACTGCAATGATTACAGCTGGACTGACCACTGAAGCACAGCATAACCGTTTTTTGGCtcatatttttgtgcatttttcttATCCAACCAAAAATGGCAAAGTGCATCCCTGGTGttttgatgtttttctacagtttGTAGAAAAAGCTGTAATTTATAAGCTAATAAGCTTATTTAAAAGCTCTAAtttataagcttatttaaaaGCTCTAATTTATAAGCTTATTTACAAGCTCTAATTTATAAGCTAATAAGCTTATTTAATTTTAGCCAATTTTTTCCCTTTTAGGTGCTAAGTGGTCTGAGGGTGTGCGTATATTGGAAAGAGAGCGTGAGCTGACGGAGGCGTTGAGGCGCGTGCAGCAGGAAGAGGGCCGCAGCATTCAGCTGCAGAAGGAATTACTGCAGCAGTTCCGTGAAATGGATGCTGAGCGTCGAGTGCTTCAAAACCAGAAATGTGAACAAGAGCAGGAGCACGCCAGATTGCGGAAGGAAAGAGAAGATCTCCAGCAAGAGAAGAGCGAAGTGCAGAGAGAGCGAGAGGAGATCCAGAAGGAGCGAGAGGAGTTTCAGAAGGAGAAAGAGGAGCTGGAGAAGCAGAAACAGGAACTAGACACCTGGAAAAATTCTCATGCACAGGGACAGACCTCTGGATTTTACAGTTGTTGATAGACTTCAGTATGCCTGATTCACAAGGAAACAAGGATTTCCTTTTTATGGAAATAGTTATTTCTTTaccctttttatttttacaagatTGATTTGGAATTGCGCGGGGGGATGGGGTTGTGGGAGTGGGGGAAATGCCGGGGATGTGGTATTTTGTTTAGCTAAATTAAAGTTTAACTTAACCTACCAGGAATTCAAACATGTACATGCATGCAAATAATAGATTACCTGCCATTTAAAATAGAGACTCGTAATGAGAAGCCTTTCATGTCAGATAACTAGAAGTTCAGTTTCATCCAATCTACTCTCATGATGTAAATGTATCAATGTAAGTGTTAACACAGGactaaaaaaaagattcatgTTTGTTCCAGAGTTGTTACAAAATTGACCAGTGTGTGAGTGTATTCTGTGTTTTTGTACATTTCTGCACTGGGAATAAAAAGAAAACTTTCAGCCTTGTTTTTCTCTGTTGTTCAGAAGTTTAAGTTTGTTATTCCTgcacttaatataatatattataatattgcgCCAGAAGTCAAAAGCCACCAAAAACTGTAATTTCGTTACTGGACCACAATCTTTAAAATCTTATGTCTAGCAAAAGAAAGAATCTGTACATGGTTGTATGATCAATATGAGATtaagtaaattacaaaaaaaattataattcaccACACGCCTCACAAGGTAAGTGAGAAAATGATAAGAGTAGTGGTATTTCACTGGCGGCTGCTCCAGGGAGACCTCCCACTTATTTTACACCCCTCATGTCTCTTCACAGGGCTAGACTAGAGTCGAGCTCAACAGGGTCTTCTTTCCCTGCTGATTCTTCCAAGCCCATTTTCTTGGCTGTGGTTCACACATGGGTTCATAGAGGAAAGAAAAGGCACAAGCAGGTAACTATCAGAAATGAATTCATTTTCAAGGATTTAGCACTGATGTTAAAACATCCCATTTAATTAAAGCTGAACCAATTTTTAATACACTCTTGAATAACTTCATGATCAGAAACAACATTGATTTTAAtggataattattatttttgtctattgtttattataattgcTTAATTTGAATTGATTTGGCCTGCTGAAAAAGCTAAAAAGTAAATCAaactaactttttaaaatgctgctaAACTTTCGATGtttgctaacaaaatggaggTCTTAAGTGTAAGTATTACTTAATGTACAATAAAAAAGATTTATGAAACCAAATggtgaaatattaaaatagaaataaatctaaagtaaataaaatgtatgctgTTTGTAATAACAGCCAtgttaatcaaataaatgatgaaaaagtctgaaagaaagaaaaaaatcaataacAATGCACACAGGTGAAAGAGATGGCTTAAAAATGATAAGAActgatttttgagtgaaccatcctATAAAGTGAAAGAAAGAAGCGTCTCCCATGAAGTGTGGGCCTCCTGTAAAAATGTCAATACACGTCTCATTCTTCAGTCACAATATTTGGAAATATTGTCGGGAAAACTTTCCTTTCTCTCCCTTGCTGTCACCGCATTTTCTCGAGGGCCATTTCTAACTAACTCTACCGGAACCGCATAATGCTGATTTTCTGTCCTGACTGTGGCTTAGTTACAGGCTGGCTTCAGATTCTGTCCCTCGTGCAGAGAAGCTGCCAGAACACCCAACAGAAGAATATGAACCTTTACCACAACCCGAACCACATAACGCTGTGATTTCATCTGTGAGCGCCATGGAGGGTAAATACAGACTACAGGTCCAATATTAGTTCATTAAGTTACATTGTTTGAAAAACATAACATACAGTTACATGTTAAACACCTTACATTGATTAATGACACTGTAGAGTTTGCTGGTTTCATAGCTAAGAAAcaatagaatataaaaaaattatatatatatatatatatatatatatataatcaatggaagtaaatgagatcTCTTTAAATAACATCTGCCTGTGTCTGTTTTAAACTGTAGCCCTTTTATTTGCCACAACAGACACTTAGTGGGCATTCAATAAAGGGACCGAAATGGACACTTGTCTGGAGATTGTGAaaagagaagactttttcaatcTGAGGGAGATGTTGTTGAGGTCAAGTATGAAGATGAAGGCTCTCCTGTACTTATTCTCAAGTTTAAGGGTGAGATTcatgagtgaatgaatgcataTTTAATGATTGAACTATTTATTTGAGGTAACAAACCTTTCCTTCACAGAAAACAAGaacaaactactgaaatgtctaAATCTAATGGAGTCAGAAAAAGTCCTGAAGAGGAAAGCTGGCTAAAAAGAgagcaataaaaacaaaagaatattCAGTCAGAAAACAGCCCATCCTCAAGTCCAGATCACATccagaagatatttaaaaaggtTAAATATAACTTTTGAATATACTTCAAatatgattttcttttctttcttttttttttgagaatgacaatagatttgtttttgctgttctgTGGCTTCAGTTTTGCCTGTCAACATGGGTTGAAAAAGCACAAAATGACACACTGTTGCTTAAAAGAATAGAggaaaaaaactaagaaaaaaacacattacatgaCCTGAGAGAAGAAATTGTGGCCTTAAGAGTA harbors:
- the LOC130231952 gene encoding zinc finger BED domain-containing protein isoform X2 codes for the protein MRENFTQRRLPSRIRQSVSQYSKSTRSKMATRKRSIVWSFFQAEDDRRVLCLLCMKTVLYFGHTTNMLRHLRTKHPSDFSSLDKRKPATDAVSKRNDSGCVEVTVLMDEQQVEVESVGEDGEMDGAIKGILRAAAGEGAKWSEGVRILERERELTEALRRVQQEEGRSIQLQKELLQQFREMDAERRVLQNQKCEQEQEHARLRKEREDLQQEKSEVQREREEIQKEREEFQKEKEELEKQKQELDTWKNSHAQGQTSGFYSC
- the LOC130231952 gene encoding zinc finger BED domain-containing protein isoform X1; translated protein: MRENFTQRRLPSRIRQSVSQYSKSTRSKMATRKRSIVWSFFQAEDDRRVLCLLCMKTVLYFGHTTNMLRHLRTKHPSDFSSLDKRKPATDAVSKRNDSGCVEVTVLMDEQQVEVESVGEDGEMDGAIKGILRAAAGEGTTEAEVVDEEVEGPVDEGDGKDIQEDEAPGNTRKWSSVWVHYRKLGQEPRALCLLCMEKIQHRSSTSNLIRHLQHKHPNEFAQLEDHPQKRPNKRKSDDPTRLTSSPTLSSTPTRSLIVSPKRDMRTPCSTSLDRYSGAKWSEGVRILERERELTEALRRVQQEEGRSIQLQKELLQQFREMDAERRVLQNQKCEQEQEHARLRKEREDLQQEKSEVQREREEIQKEREEFQKEKEELEKQKQELDTWKNSHAQGQTSGFYSC